Within the Phaseolus vulgaris cultivar G19833 chromosome 9, P. vulgaris v2.0, whole genome shotgun sequence genome, the region tgctgagttttatggggttatacatgctatggaggaaactcaaaagatggggcttactaatgtctggttgGAATGTGATTCTACTTTGGTTTGTGATGCGTTTACTACTAGGACAACTGTTctttggatgcttcgtaatcgatggaatgcttgtcttaattactgtgggaaaattaggtttagggttactcatatttttcgtgaaggaaatgcgtgtgctgataagttggctaatttaggattttttcatagagagccttttctttggtataataggcttccaccttgtctattcttagaattctttatgaatatgtatagtctacctatgtatcgtttttgttaacatatgggttttggtctagtcccccgtatttttgtattttttttttcttttgttcaataatatttttttcatgtgatggtaaatgattgttgtaacttgaggtgtcagcttagctgagatcttaagttgcatagtgatacctaacatagaagcttttatttaaaaaaaaaaactataattcaAAGTTCTAGCAtaaattaattaacattttttaactttatttgaTATAAGAAGTGGAAAAGGCAAAAAAAAGAGTGAAagactaaattatttttattaaaaaaaatgggtgaaaagtgaaaagaaataattagtttttcttttattttccatctaatttttcttaattcaaacaattcaacttttttttaattttcttatttccgaattcaaataaaaataattcataataatgaaacataaacaacaaaattgaaattaatttccCAAATTAAATTTGTTCTTGAGTAGGGGTGAGACAATAACTCCTTGTGATTCCTCTTCCAACTATGACTTCTTATCCTCGGTCTTTGGTTTTGGACTTAAATTACACTTAATAAAGATTATCTGATACTTAAGTGAGTACTCGGTATGTTGGATGTAATATATGTTATAACAATGACATATATTTGTCTTGATTGTTGTACATATTATAGGGTCTTGTTGAACTCTTTTACAGTTGGGTCAAAATTAAGATATGTACCACGATTAACATTTTGCATTATCTAACTTTGTGCATGATTTAACTTATGTTAATTTACTTTTACcttaatatattttcttatgaTGATTGATGGGTACCAAATATCAATAGATCTTAAGAGCATTCAACtcctaataatataaaaatatataatattaaaaaacaataaatttttataataataataataaaaaaataacaagttaAGAAAAGTTTGTTCATCATTTTAtaacaatattaagaaaaacaataacaatTGTTGTTTGTTCTTGATAACCAAATAATCAAGAAATTTGCACGAGGTATAGGTTATATGATAAAAACTTTAGAAATAAAGAGATGAAGAAAAGGAAAGTGAATTAGCATGAAGGTTTTTTCTTAGTTGGAAGTAAAGATAGTAATTAGTGCTAAGTTTTCTTGGCAAGAAAAACTCTACTCCTTGAGTTTTTGCACCAATTTCCTTGACGAAAGCTCAAACACATCACCATGATTTGGTTGTAAAATAGGAAAAGAGAGTCAgcagaaaatattatttttctttccaaATATTTTCTAAACAACAAACTCTACAAGTATTTTCTAAATATCGAAATAACTTCAAACATTTTTTGGTTGCAGGGTAGATATAAAAGACTACCACTTCAACCGCAACGGTAATTCTTCTTAATTTACTTTTCTATTTCTATAATCGTGATTAgttcattttatattatttattgggATAACACTGACgcttttttaattcattaataatttacaaaagtaatcataatcataatataATACATAACGAGGTTAAATTTCTcaaattcatataattttaatatcacATTTCAACTCTATAAAACCTCAGTAACTATATTcataaaaatgttatataattatataaatgaaaagaTTTGGATAAATACACatatacttttctttttcttctctcctttggtcttttaactattttctaaaatatactCATATATTCAACTGAGAGAGTGACATTAATACCATtctatttatcatattttattatcaaatattatttttcaatcgttataataaaaacttattaaataaaatataagtccaagaaatatttataatctataataaattttaagcaataaaaaatagtatatttaaAAAGTACGTACCaaagttttttcttctttgaagTAATTCAATAATGAAATGGATTACTCCCTTCATTTCATTTTATCTTATGTTTAagattttcttaatattaaaaaataataaattagtcactgaatatatatttttcttaaaatattcttacttttttctattttatttttcataaatcttacgctttaaaataaatcatgATTACATATTTCTATGAACACATCTATCTGATCTGTATACGATTttatgaataagaatgattgTTGCTTTAAATGAACTAATACTGTTGAACAACATTCTGACTCACCTATCCTGTTTTATGACTAAGcgtaataattaatattagtttCCATACTCAACtgacaattaattttaaaaaatataagaaaacttaaataatttgaaaagaTAAATGTGTCTCTGATTTTAtctcttctttattttattatattcagTTAGGAAAAAAAAGTTGGTTTATCAGCCTTTCATTAATTTAACTGGACATATTGAATTTTGAGTTTAGCCTGGTCTGtttaatcaaaacaaaaaattaaaaaataactctgagattaattttttatattacatatGTGTATgtcatattattataattaaaatcataaatatttaagttctgattattaatagtattaattaagttaacataaaaaaatgtttaagtaatttaaaaacaatattatttatgatttaaaaataaaaaaatagaaaaaaactgACGGGTTGACAGCCCATACTGTGATGGAGTGGACCAGTCCAAAAAAACAGCGGACTAACTCGTATTTTTTACTATTGACACctcatttattatttatccTTTTCTTTTTAAGTTCTTGTGTGGATGAATATCGTGACTGCACTACACAATGCGTTtgtcttattttgttttataatagTTTTGATGCGTTACTTTAGGAACAGCTATGAACATAGCAGCATTTCCTAAAACACTAAATGATGACAAAATATGTATGGAAAAACACGCTTTTACAACCCCTCAATTACACGTACAAACAAAACACCAATCACAAATCTCCCCACCACTATAACATTCTTACTTGCATTACATGATAACAAACATCGGTTTCTTTTtagtaatttaattattatgcaTTTTTTGGGAAGATTATATCCCAAAAGAAAGGTTATTAATCTGTGATTATTACTAATGAGATTATTAATTTGTGATTAGAATGAGATATGATGCAGCATGCAGATGTATGAGATGAGTGAGAATGGATGAAGAAGGGTGGTTGTGATGAGTTATTAATTAGTGATTAAGCGTTAATGAAAGCTGAAACGAGGATGAATATGATTATGATGTATCTAAACTGGCGGTTCAATGTCTCAAAAAATGAACGGAACAAGAGTTGGTCTGAAAATTGTAACCCCCTCCCTCTTTTCCCAAACCACACATCACTTCACACACACATTTATAAATACTCTCATTTTTCGCATTCTCCTTAGTCCTTCCAAACCTATTCTGCGTTCTCTCTTTCTCTCCGACATGGACTTTGTCTCCGAACGTGATTTCCCAAATCTTGAGATCATTCCTCATACCTTCAACTCATGCTTTTTCTCTGCTCAACTATACCCCACGGACAAGTAAGTTCCTCTTTCTTCATTGTCTTTTCCTTAGTATTATTCCTATGAAACAGTTTCTCGTGACTTTCGAGGTTGATTGGAACTTTCTTTGTTTCATTTTGTCTTATATGATAAACAGTactatattgtttttttttttgttcgtGTGTGTCTGGGGATGAGTTTTATTTTAATGGTGTGTGTGACTTCAGAACCATGGAGGTTTCACTTTCACCACTCGAGGGTTTTTCCGACCACGATTGGACACAGCAGTTGTCATATTCAAGCAAGCAACTAAGCTTGAATGAGTTCCCAGATTTGGAAAACCTGGACATCGATTTTAGCCTCCCACCCCTGGGTGAAGATTTGGAGGAGGTGGACCAGAAGCCCTTGAACATTATTGTTGTTCCTGAAAACGGTCGTTGCAGTCGCGAGAAGGGTTTTGGGGATGCTTTATTGGCGATTGAAAGTGGGTCTGCCATTTGTGTGAAGAAAGAGGAGGTGCAGAATATTGAGCAGATGCTAGTGCCTAGAGCTAGAGGTAGAGGTAGTGGTAGTAGCGGTAGCAGtaagaagaagaagccatgtGCTTTGGAATTTGAGGAGATAAAGAAACATTTTGATGTTCCCATTAATGAAGCTGCGAAGCAAATGAATGTGGGGTTAACCATGTTGAAAAGAAGGTGCAGGGAGCTTAACATCATGAGGTGGCCCCATAGGAAACTCAAGAGCTTGCAATTACTCATTGACAATGTTAAGGTAATGTACCTTGTAACATTTAATGAGCATCAACTGAAACAACATTCTCTTTTTATTACCTTATTTCCCATGTCTCTTAATTACTCAAGTAGTAAACAATTTTGCTTTTATTTGCTGAGAAATTGTGAGTTTACAATTGTAGGAGTTGGACCCCACGCGGAATCATAATTAAGAACTTTGTAGTTTGTACTGTTTTGTAATAGTTTGTGCCCCATAAAAGGGCAGTGAAGGTGACAAGAAAACCAACGTGAAGACTAATTAACCACTGATTTTATTACTTTTCTGTGGTCAATGGTTGAAAGTGGTTGGTATGTGGTGCAGGAATTGGGTTTGGCAGAGGAGGTGTCCATGTTGGAGAAGCATAAAAGGTTGTTGGAGAAATTACCAGGACTGGAAATAAGTGCAAAAGCCAAGAAGCTGAGGCAAGCTTGTTTCAAAGCTAATTACAAGAGGAGAAGGTATATGGGTATGGCAGTCCAAGCTTGAGCTTCATGGTTATGCCTGGAATTCGTGGATGAACATAAAAGGAATAGGAGTATATAGAAATTTGAAACATTACATAAAATAGGACAGTGGAGGACTCTACTAGGTAACATAGGTTCATATTGTGAATTAGGAAACTGATTTGACTTCACAACTCATCTTGTTCATCACCTCTTTACCTCATCTTATGTCTTTTAATACTTACAATCTTACTTTTGGAACCTATGATATCAGATCTTATTCTCAACTATTCTTGTCCATTAATTCCTACTattattatattctttattCTTCTACAACTACCCAGCAACTGGTTAAAATGATTAACTAATTTCTCTTCCCAAAATAACTGAGCCACCACGGATGTAATTTTTAACATCTTTTATCATCCTCTGCCTCTGCTTTTAGGAGAGTATCTTATAAATACTTTTCTTAATCTAcacaaaatattgttttaggACAATATCCTAGTTACATATCAAACTCATTTCAAAGTTGGTCTCAGCCAGTTTAGCTCCTTAACTTTCAGACACTGTTTAAGGATAAAATTGTTGGTTCAAATTTACGTGATTTTGCTGAAGAAAATCTGACTCCTTGTTAAACTTATACTAAACTTATTTTGGGCAAAAATATTGGCAATAACTCATTCTAGTGCAATGTTTTTAACACGATCAAGTGGCATCGACACAATCTGATTCTAACACTTGAACAAATCTTAATAATTTCTTTTCTGACCAATTTTCTGTAGAACCAATTGGAAGAATTTGCTCAATGTGTTTGTAAAACTACatgatttatataatatttagatTTATGATTTACTCTTTccctctttaattttttttacataaatctaAATTTAAAAGGCAGAATGctgtactttttttttataatttgtgttGTCTATTTATAAAACTAAGTGTTTGAATAGAGATGAGTAATTAATATTACATTAAAGTCTTAAATGACATGCATTTTaggaacttttttttttctcacccACACTTTGTTACAGTATGATGGGggtatgataaagaattataatgAAATGTTTATCAACATGATTTTAGATAAATATTAATACACTTggatataaaattgatttaaaatttaaattaaaaaaaagttatgttgAAAAAATGTATACATGAACTATTATACACAAATTTTCACTCAAATGTTAAGGTTATGAATTAGGTTTTTAACTTAATTTGATGAGTTTCATGATCCATACATTAGTTTATAAAAGATAGTGTAGAGTTGTGGAACCCTTgtgtagaaaaaaaatgtgacaACAGTACAAATGGTGGTTTTAATTTCATGTGACTTGTTTATCATATGCAGGCATGAAAGTGTGGTCACTTATTGCATGATGGTTCTCTATTTTGATGCacttgaatgtgattttttGTTTGGTAGTTATGATGTTGGATGAAGATCTATTTTGTTGGGACTTGGGAATTATAGTGTATCACATGTCATTTGGTCTAAATGCTTATACCACATAAACAAACAactcttaatttttaaaattaaatctatATATATGGAATGCCTcaatcaaacaaattaaaatttggtGTTCAGGACTCTGAAATTTATTatgtctaataaaaaaattataataacaaataaactACTTGATAAAGTAAATAAGTTTACTAAATTTATGTTGGTTAAATCccctttattttgaaaataaaaaataatctatttagtaaaaaaatctGAATAAGATCGATAAccataatttaattatatatgtacTAATAAGGCTTATTGTCAGTTATTttctactttttattattatttaaacaagttatttaactttattaattgtgttatgtaaaaaatatataaataatgtttGATGCACAATTTTACTAGTTTTTTAGCATTTTAATAGAAGTTACTTACATTAAGAAtttattattacatatttttatacaaaatattttttcccctttttttaTTGCATAACTTATtgataatgataaataataagttgattttatttattgctatttttcaaatatttttatattattcaatttattttaaccGCTATactatttacaatattttattattctaacAGTAAGATTCAATACACTGGTATTGATAAATGATAACTTTTTTTGTATTACACTATTTTCTTGatcataatatttattaatataaagaaagtataatatttacatatatgtcttttttattttattttaaatttgattgaaaatattttaaagtattatgtaaatgaataaaatacacAATATTGTagatatatatacacacacagaATACTTGAAAAAAACGTAATTaagataatttattaataaaaagtaatcaagataaataaaaaactagaaaaattaaaatcaattaaaaactggaattataaatattcttaattttatcgttaaaatttaaaatatttgtataaaaatattatatcaatatatttatttctttcagttttaatttatcATTTGTTTTAACATGTAATTTTGTTAAATATGCATAATTTAACAAGTTAATTTAACATCTTTCAATCACCAGCTACcaattttatagttttaattaaaataaaattatttgttattaaaaaagtaaaatacttGTGATTTCACTCTCAAATTTTTCCAAACTATGTTCAATATTCCATCTAATATATCCAATAAAAGGATTGGGTTGGGTTGACCTAATCCACCCGAACGTGGGAAATATCTTTAGACattttaataaatgaaaaaaagtatataatataaaataaaaaaacgatATTAAATATcatgttttataattaaacaataaatttttattatgaaatttaaaatataaatagaaaataagaaGATAACAAAAATTATGAATGTAATGCAGTTTATCTCATCTTAAAATAacgtgtgtgtatatatataataaatatttattttattctatacaTATATTGCATTAtcttattaaaatttcaaataaataaaatattaatttaatttttaactaaaaaatcatatttctttccattatctaaataaatataactaacATCAAATCTCAACTATCCCTGACAGTATCTGCATTTTGTAATTGGATAGAAAGTGTGGGCTTTAACTTTATGGGCCCTTTTCCTTGGCAACATTAGTTGTTGATTCTGAAGTTTTGGACTTATTTTTCCACTGAATTTTAATGTTGATATACTCTGTTTATCTCAAAATTCAACTATTAAGGTTCGAgataacaaataaatttaaatttaatggcAATATATAAACATTATTCACAAAGAATAATCTTTTCATTTATATTACAACAACATACAATACCGTCATTACTTAGTGTGTTTCACTGATCTCAACTGAAAAACATGTATTTCAATGGATTAGTTTCAACTTGTGTTAGGATACatttaacagaaaaaaaaaagcaatacTCAAATTTCTTTTGTTTACTTTGTTGTGTAATTGTTAAGACAAtgttaattttattcattacttaatttttataatttcttcaTGCATTCAAAAAGGTTgtaagttttaatatattttttaataaaaaatttcatgttaggtatcactatgcaacttgacatctcagttaggctAATACATGATGTGTTACATGtgatattttaagttttaaaaacattatactCGAATCTTTTAGCATGAagataattaaatttgaaaacagATTACTAaggaattttattttaattcattctaaaagtaaaatatataatttttttgtatttttttaaataaagaaagtTATACTCGTGCTTATcattaataaagaaaatgacTTGCAAGACACGCTTTTTAACTTTTAAGCCTATGCTGTTAAGTCATCGAACTGTAATTGCAAGCTTTCAAATATTATCTGTGATGGTCAACACTTGCATTCCAATCTGGTGTGGGCTTTGAATTAGGTTTTACTCAAATTAATTACTGCAATGCCAAGTTTCTTAAATTCAATGGAAATAATAAACTCCTCCGAGAGATtctcttatattttattatattatattatctgttcaaaaataaataaatgttaccCTACCTCTTATGCATGCATTACttacatttaatatatttatttaaaatttagtaaTAAAAAAGTATAGAACGTTTTCTCCTATCtccaacattttattttatgtgtagtttttaaaatattttttccttgATTTATTTGTActttaaattatatgtattaattattttttaaaatattttgaatcattaatgtgaactttttttttccttaacaTATGTAGATGGTTGGAGAGTTGTAGAATGGTAGTGCATTAATTAACCAATTAAATTAATGAAATGTGACCgagaaattaaatttgaaaggtGCTTGCGGAGACTTAATTAATGGTTTGTGGTGTGGACCGAACAAAGAATGATGTAGAAATAGAAATGTTTTGAATTATGAGTTACGTTTGAAACCCTAATATACGCCATTACAccgattaaatatattttaaaaataattatattgttaacttaaatatatttttaattttgcaaattattgtttttaatttttgaaaagtttCTTATTTCATTtagttaaaagaaataaaatccACGTGAATATCAACAGAAGTATGGCCACTTTGAATTGTGTTCGAGTAGTCTCATCATattctttaattaaataaatgtaacAGATATTGAATAAACTATTTTCtgtcatataaattattttaaaaacattgttttaccctaattttaagaataatattttacaaaattcaaacacaaaaaaaatgttttaattagttgacaattttttttaataaaaaatataagaatcaATAAAATTCACCATTTATATTTAGAACATTAGAAATAAATTCAGCATAAAGATTTTGATAAAAATGttatgattttaatgagtttaTCATCTCACTAATTTCATTATCTATTTGTGAATCCcacttttgttttaattttatttttgtattgatttattaaatataataatatttcatgagaataaattttattttataagccatttttaaaattgaattacaGTTCAATTTTTAAggattttttcttttcaattttcttttaaaaaaagtttgcTTATTTCCATCGTCTTCATGACCTTTTCCTCTTGTTTTCATGACAATCTTTTTGGGtcattaataaaatttagaacTTGTTAAACCCTTGTTACTATACTGTGTGAATTCAGGCATTTAGAACAATGATGCCATTTGAATGAAATCTAAACAAATGATTAGCAACATTATTGAACGCACACTGTGCTGTTGACTTAAATTtatcacaaaatataaaatgttgcaagtctctattttatttaaagattttCTTTATCgagtttaataaattttaatcaataaaagtgtgtgtattaaaaaaatagtgtatTCCCAACACTTATCTAAATTTTGTATAGGTATCAACTAAGTATTCAGCCTATTAAAGATGTATTAAAAGTGTATTTGGACTTTGAATGTATGTTTGACACGCCTTAACTTGAGTCTAAAATGAGTTAAACATGAATTTTCTCATTGACCATTAGACTTGTCATTCATTGTGTTGAAAATGTGGGTTCAAGTTTTAGACCAAAGTTTCATTAAAGCTATTGAAATAACCTTTGGCGAATTTACAGTAATTATTGTGGGTATCATACTTTGACTAAAATTTTCACTTCTAGTTACAAGTTTTGAAACATTATGCATCGCcgaaattgattttaaatttttattgtctaatAAAACTCATGTTCATGTTGTTAGTACAAAATTATGCTATTACAAACTCAAATATACTTATGATGATCAATTCTACAAATcgaaatcaattttataaacacGTATCAAAGGACACGTTACACCTGTTTATTTGGCATTATTGAAGCTATTTAATATAAGTGGCGTTGCATTATACTAactttgattaaaaatatatttaactattatttaATAAGTTGCATTATATTGATATAAATTTATGCTAT harbors:
- the LOC137821195 gene encoding protein RKD4; its protein translation is MSQKMNGTRVGLKIVTPSLFSQTTHHFTHTFINTLIFRILLSPSKPILRSLFLSDMDFVSERDFPNLEIIPHTFNSCFFSAQLYPTDKTMEVSLSPLEGFSDHDWTQQLSYSSKQLSLNEFPDLENLDIDFSLPPLGEDLEEVDQKPLNIIVVPENGRCSREKGFGDALLAIESGSAICVKKEEVQNIEQMLVPRARGRGSGSSGSSKKKKPCALEFEEIKKHFDVPINEAAKQMNVGLTMLKRRCRELNIMRWPHRKLKSLQLLIDNVKELGLAEEVSMLEKHKRLLEKLPGLEISAKAKKLRQACFKANYKRRRYMGMAVQA